TTAATGCTCACTGTGGCCCTGACTGAAAGTCAAGCTCAGGCACAAATAGGGCATGGTGGGGGGCCGTGGGGGACAGGGCAAGGGGCTCATAAATAGGGCCCAGCCTGGGTTTGAGTTTAAGGGTAGAGGTTCCTGCTGTGTGGGCCAGGTAGGCCTAGGCAGCCGAGGAAGTGGCACTTGCACTGGCTGCCTTGTCCCAGTCCTCTACAGACATGATGGTGGCTTTGCAGAAGAAGCAATCCTTGTTGTTCATCAGGTGCTGGTTGATGCAGGCTCTACAACAGGGGAGGGCATAAAGATGGCCTGTGTATCCCTGCTGTTCCCCACCCAGCCCCTTGTGCCCGTGCAGCCCACTTACTTGCAGGACTTGTGGCCACAGGGCTGGAACACAGCAGAAATGGGGTGAGCATAGCAGATGGGGCAGAGGTCTTCCTCACTGGTGGGCTGCAGGGAGCAGAGTGCAGGGTGGGCTGGGGTCGGGTGCCCAGACAAGTTGGGTGTACGCTACGCACACAGCTGTGGTGACGTGTACTGGGGTTGTGTGGACCCGTATGCTGTGGCCCCACTCACCAGGGAGGCAGCTGCTGCCTGGGCAGATGCAGAGGTCAGGTGTGCCAACATCTGTTCCACCTGGGCCAGTTCCTCAACACTGATGTAATCTGTGTCTGGCGGGTGGTAGGAGGTGTCAGGCCAAATGTGGCCCTAGAACCCAGTGCCTCTTGAGTACTCACTGCCTGGGAATTTGCTCCTCTTAAGACTACTAACCTGGCCCAGCCCCAAATCCCTCTCTTCCCTGACCCACCCCCAGCCTACTCACAGCTCTGTAGGGAGAAGCGCTTCTGGtcaggggcaggcagggcagtGCCAGGGGTAGGGGGCTCTGGCTGCCCCAAGAGATAGCATATGGAGCGGAGCTGGAAGCAGGGATCAGCCAGGAGCACTGATGTGGCTCTGTCTGTCCTAGGTGGGAGAGGGTACAAGGGTAGTCAGAAGCTGGGCCTGTCTGAAATCAGTATCTGTtcggaggggtgggggtggaaagTCCAGCCTATTTGCATTATTGCCTGGTTCATTCCACCcagtctccctgcttctctccagTCCTCCCAGTAAAGTCCTAGATCCCAGTAAGGACCCACATTGTCGGGTACCAGTTTAAGGGAGCACCACCAGAAGATAATGGAAGTCCACCTGCCCCTTCATTTACGTTAACCCTTAAAAGGAAACAGCTGCCCAATCATATACGTTAACCCTTCAAAGAAAACACCTGCCCCCTCATAAACGTTAACCCTTAAAAGGAAACACAACACAAGAAGCTTAAAGGCATGCTTCCGAGGGTTCCGGGAGACGGGCCCTCTGGAAAGCCGCCAGCCAAGCTCAGGCTAGGGTATTGTGGCCCAACTCGCTCACCCTCTGGCGGCCACGCGGGGGCCTATGAACGCCGGGGGACGCGGCTACCCCGCCCCTCCAATGGGAGCCAATGGGAGCCTGAGGCCCCGCCCCCGAGAAATCGCCTCCCGGAGAGTATTTAGAAGCTGAGTGCTCAGAAAGGCACTCAGGAGAGAGCTGGGGAAGCCTGAGAAGGGAGTGCTGAGCAGAGCGTGGCCCCAACTCAACCCAAAATCTGGAGCCGGGCAGCTGGAGCGGTCGGCCTTGCGGGACGGAGCCCGCATACTGTCTCGCTGGCCACTGGCCATTTAGCGCCCCGCACTTCTAGCCGGATGTGAAGTGGGTGAGTCTCGGAGCTGTGCCCCGCACCAAGCTGCCCTGTCCCACCCCTGGCAGCCGCCGCCATGGCCCGGCTGGTGCTGCAGGGCACACTGCTGTGCATGCTGCGTGTCGGATTAATGAGCACCCTGGACTCCGAGGGCTTCCTGTCCCCTGCGCCTCATAACTGTCCCTACAAATGTGTCTGCGCTGCCGACCTCCTGAGCTGCGCCGGCCTGGGGCTGCAGGATGTGCCGGGCGCGTTACCAGCTGCAGCTGCAGACCTCGACCTGAGCCACAATGCGCTGCAGCGCCTGCGCCCCGGCTGGTTGGCGCCCCTCTCCCGGCTCCGCGCCCTGCGTTTAAATCACAACGAGCTGGATACGCTAGGTCCGGGAGTTTTCACCAATGCCAGCGGCCTGCGGCTGCTCGATTTATCATCTAACGCCCTGCGGGCCCTGGGCCGCCACGACCTCGACGGCCTGGGGGAGCTCAAGATGCTGCTTCTGTTCAATAACCGCCTGGCACACTTAGACGAGCAGGCCTTCCACGGCCTGGGCGCGCTCAGTCGTCTCTACCTGGGCTGCAATGAACTTGCGTCCTTCTCTTTCAATCACCTGCACGGCCTGGGCACGACCCACCTACGTACTCTGGATCTCTCCTCCAACCACCTAGGACGCATCCCTGTACCTGACCTGGCTTCACTGCCAGCCTTTCTCAAGAACGGCCTTTACTTGCACAACAACCCATTACCCTGTGACTGCCGTCTCTACCATCTGCTGCAACGCTGGCACCAGCGGGGGCTCAGCGCTGTGAGCGACTTCGCGGGCGAGTACACATGCCTGGCCTTCAAGGTACCCACCTCCCGCGTGCGCTTCTTTGAGCACAGCCGTGTCTTTGAGAACTGCTCAGCTGCCCTGGCTCGGGGCCTAGAGCAGCCTGAAGAACAGCTGCATGTGCAGGTGGGGCAGTCCCTGAGGCTACACTGCAACACCAGCGCCCCAGCCGTGCACATTGCCTGGGTCTCGCcgcagcatgagctgcttgtggcACCAGGGTCTCGCAACGGCAGCATCGCAGTGCGGGCTGATGGCAGCCTGGCCATCAGCAACGTGCAGCCATGGCACGAGGGTGTCTTTGTGTGCCTGGCTACTGGACCCCACCTGCATCACAACCAGACACACGAGTACAACGTAAGTGTGCACTTTCCACACCCTGAGCCTGACACTTTCAACACGGGCTTCACCACGCTGCTGGGCTGCGCCGTGGGCCTGGTGCTCGTGCTGCTCTACCTGTTCACGCCACCCTGCCCCGGCTGCCGCAGCTGCTACCATCACACCTGCCGCTGCCGCCGCTGGCCCCGAACACCCAGCCCACTCCAGGAGCTGAGCGCACAGTCCTCAGTGCTCAGCACCACGCCGCCCGACGCACCGAGACGCAAGGCCAGTGTCCACAAGCACGTGGTCTTTCTGGAACCTGGCAGGAGAAGCCTCAATGGTCGTGTGCAGCTAGCGGTAGCTGAAGACTTTGATCTCCACAATCCCTTGGGCCTGCGGCTCAAGGCTGGCTCTGAGTCCACTAGCTCCACAGGCTCTGAGGGTCTGGTGATGACCTAGGCTGCCCAGGGGCCCCACCAAGGCCACTGCCTGCCCACTGCTTGCCCTGCTCCCCGCTGCTGCCCAGAGAAGTGCCAGATGCTGGTGGGAAGCACTGGGCTTGGTCCTCCAGCCTCCTGTGTGGGCCtcgacataaaccacagcaacatCACTCACTGGTAGAGGGGCTGAAGTCCCCAactctctcctgcttctccccaGCAACACAGGACCAAAACATCCCAGGACCTAGCAGGGCCTACCTGTGCCCACATGAGGATTGGAACCGAGGGCCATCTGGAAGAGCCCTTGCATTAGAGCCCCAGGTTCACCCGCAGGGGCTAAGGCAGCCATCAAGGAGAGTCGTGGTGAAGAATTGAAGCATGACCACCTTCTGCTTCCCAAGGGGACAGCAGTGGCCCAcaggggaaaaggaggaagacTTCAAAGGAAGACTGAGTCCCCACCCCGAGGGTGGAAAGAGGAATTACAAGCCCTCCCTCTGGTGAAATGTGACTCCCCACGCACCAACATTCAAGCTACTTGAAGCTTCACGAGTCCATGCAGTCTGGTGAGAAGGCAACCAGCAGGCAAGGCTCCTCAAGAGACCTCCAGGGGCATCACTGGCACTCTGAGGGCAGAGCCTCTCCCATGGGCTCACAAGACAATGGTAAGGGGCACCAATG
This genomic interval from Lagenorhynchus albirostris chromosome 10, mLagAlb1.1, whole genome shotgun sequence contains the following:
- the AMIGO3 gene encoding amphoterin-induced protein 3; its protein translation is MARLVLQGTLLCMLRVGLMSTLDSEGFLSPAPHNCPYKCVCAADLLSCAGLGLQDVPGALPAAAADLDLSHNALQRLRPGWLAPLSRLRALRLNHNELDTLGPGVFTNASGLRLLDLSSNALRALGRHDLDGLGELKMLLLFNNRLAHLDEQAFHGLGALSRLYLGCNELASFSFNHLHGLGTTHLRTLDLSSNHLGRIPVPDLASLPAFLKNGLYLHNNPLPCDCRLYHLLQRWHQRGLSAVSDFAGEYTCLAFKVPTSRVRFFEHSRVFENCSAALARGLEQPEEQLHVQVGQSLRLHCNTSAPAVHIAWVSPQHELLVAPGSRNGSIAVRADGSLAISNVQPWHEGVFVCLATGPHLHHNQTHEYNVSVHFPHPEPDTFNTGFTTLLGCAVGLVLVLLYLFTPPCPGCRSCYHHTCRCRRWPRTPSPLQELSAQSSVLSTTPPDAPRRKASVHKHVVFLEPGRRSLNGRVQLAVAEDFDLHNPLGLRLKAGSESTSSTGSEGLVMT